One Paraburkholderia aromaticivorans genomic region harbors:
- a CDS encoding ABC transporter ATP-binding protein yields MSANLQSTASQTTTLPLLELDHLHVRFGDTVAVSDVTLAIQRGERVALVGESGSGKSVTALSILRLLSDAQVSGSIRFDGEDLLGKTEREMRGLRGSDIAMIFQEPMTALNPLYTVGDQIAETIVVHDGVTANEARKRAVALLGRTGIAEPGKRVNSYPHQLSGGQRQRAMIAMALACRPRLLLADEPTTALDVTIRAQIVDLLLELQRDEAEKRGMAVLLITHDLNLVRHFAQRIAVMEKGVLVESGPVEQVFESPQHPYTQRLLASRPERTVVPVLPISPVLLEAREISVDFKTKLPGFSGWFRSGRFRAVADANVSVRQGETLGIVGESGSGKSTLAMALLGLQRTVHGEIEFQGRALGSYRGAEQTALRSNMQVVFQDPFSSLSPRQTVERIVGEGLALHRPTMTPQARRDKVISVLREVGLDRTVLQRYPHEFSGGQRQRIAIARALVLEPRILILDEPTSALDVSIQQQVLKLLAGLQQKYNLGFIFISHDLAVIGAMAHRVAVMQNGSIVESGEVEEIFATPAHPYTRKLLKAALDH; encoded by the coding sequence ATGAGCGCGAACTTGCAAAGCACCGCGTCACAAACCACGACACTGCCGCTGCTCGAACTGGACCATCTGCATGTGCGTTTCGGCGACACCGTCGCGGTGAGCGACGTCACGCTCGCGATCCAGCGCGGCGAGCGGGTGGCGCTGGTCGGCGAATCGGGTTCGGGCAAGAGCGTGACCGCGCTGTCGATCCTGCGTCTGTTGAGCGACGCGCAGGTGAGCGGCTCGATCCGTTTCGACGGCGAGGACCTGCTCGGCAAAACCGAGCGCGAGATGCGCGGCTTGCGCGGCTCGGACATCGCGATGATCTTTCAGGAGCCGATGACCGCGCTCAATCCGCTCTACACGGTCGGGGACCAGATCGCGGAAACTATCGTCGTGCATGACGGCGTGACGGCCAACGAGGCGCGCAAGCGCGCCGTGGCGCTGCTGGGACGCACTGGCATCGCTGAACCGGGCAAGCGCGTGAACAGCTATCCGCATCAGTTGTCGGGCGGCCAGCGTCAGCGCGCGATGATCGCGATGGCGCTGGCGTGCCGTCCGCGTCTCCTGCTGGCCGACGAGCCGACCACGGCGCTCGACGTGACGATCCGCGCGCAGATCGTCGACCTGCTGCTGGAGTTGCAGCGCGACGAAGCGGAAAAGCGCGGCATGGCCGTGCTGCTGATCACGCACGATCTGAACCTGGTGCGCCACTTCGCGCAACGCATCGCGGTGATGGAGAAGGGCGTCCTCGTGGAGAGCGGGCCGGTCGAGCAGGTGTTCGAGTCGCCGCAGCATCCTTACACGCAACGTCTGCTGGCAAGCCGCCCGGAACGCACGGTGGTGCCGGTGCTGCCGATTTCGCCGGTGCTGCTCGAAGCGCGCGAGATTTCGGTCGACTTCAAAACGAAGCTGCCGGGGTTCAGCGGCTGGTTTCGCTCGGGGCGGTTTCGCGCCGTCGCGGATGCGAACGTCTCTGTGCGCCAGGGCGAGACGCTCGGGATTGTCGGCGAGTCGGGTTCGGGCAAATCGACGCTGGCGATGGCCTTGCTCGGTCTCCAACGCACCGTGCACGGCGAGATCGAGTTTCAGGGCAGGGCGCTCGGCAGCTACCGCGGCGCCGAACAGACCGCGCTGCGCTCGAACATGCAGGTGGTCTTCCAGGATCCGTTCAGTTCGCTTTCGCCGCGTCAGACCGTCGAGCGGATCGTCGGCGAAGGGCTCGCGCTGCACCGGCCGACCATGACGCCGCAGGCGCGGCGCGACAAGGTGATCTCGGTGTTGCGCGAAGTCGGCCTCGACCGCACGGTGCTGCAACGCTATCCGCACGAATTCTCCGGCGGGCAGCGTCAGCGGATCGCGATTGCGCGCGCGCTGGTGCTCGAACCACGCATTCTGATCCTCGACGAACCGACTTCCGCGCTCGATGTTTCCATTCAACAGCAGGTGCTGAAACTGCTCGCCGGGTTGCAACAGAAGTACAACCTTGGCTTCATTTTTATTAGCCACGACTTAGCGGTAATCGGGGCAATGGCGCATCGTGTCGCGGTCATGCAAAACGGTTCGATCGTCGAAAGTGGCGAGGTTGAGGAGATTTTTGCGACACCCGCCCACCCGTACACTCGAAAGCTGCTGAAAGCCGCGCTAGATCATTGA
- a CDS encoding ABC transporter permease codes for MNRARLSADASARTEPARAFVSPSPARRVWQRFRQQRLGYWSLIVFVVAFAASLAGPLWSNDKPLVVRYDGSLYFPMFKSYAETTFGGDFPTPADYLDPYIKHRFDAPGNFAVYPPNRYYYDTLNYFSKAPNPAPPSRDNWLGTDDRGRDLLARLLYGFRVSVEFGLVLTLIGTILGIAAGAVQGYFGGRTDIIGQRLIEIWSAMPELYLLIIFSSIFEPGFILLIVLLSLFGWIGLSDYVRAEFLRNRHQDYVRAARAMGLSNWQIMWRHVLPNSLTPVITFLPFRMSGAILALTSLDFLGLGVPSPTPSLGELLAQGKANLDAWWISLSTFGVLVAMLLLLTFMGDALRNALDTRISDAMRAGGNQ; via the coding sequence ATGAATCGAGCCCGTCTTTCCGCCGATGCGTCGGCGCGCACCGAACCGGCGCGCGCGTTCGTCTCGCCTTCGCCCGCACGGCGCGTGTGGCAGCGCTTTCGCCAGCAACGTCTCGGCTACTGGAGCCTGATCGTGTTCGTCGTGGCATTCGCCGCGAGTCTGGCCGGCCCGCTGTGGTCGAACGACAAGCCGCTCGTGGTGCGCTACGACGGCAGCCTGTATTTCCCGATGTTCAAGAGTTACGCCGAGACCACCTTCGGCGGCGATTTCCCGACGCCGGCCGATTATCTCGATCCGTATATCAAGCATCGTTTCGATGCGCCAGGCAATTTCGCCGTGTATCCGCCGAATCGCTATTACTACGACACGCTGAATTACTTCTCGAAAGCGCCGAACCCGGCGCCGCCATCGCGCGACAACTGGCTCGGCACCGACGACCGCGGCCGCGACCTGCTCGCGCGTCTGCTCTATGGCTTCCGGGTCTCGGTGGAATTCGGGCTGGTGCTGACGCTGATCGGCACGATACTCGGCATCGCGGCGGGTGCCGTGCAGGGTTATTTCGGAGGACGTACCGATATCATCGGGCAGCGCCTGATCGAAATCTGGAGCGCCATGCCGGAGCTTTACCTGCTGATCATCTTTTCGTCGATCTTCGAGCCGGGCTTCATTCTGCTGATCGTGCTGCTTTCGCTGTTCGGGTGGATCGGCCTGTCCGATTACGTACGCGCGGAATTTCTGCGCAATCGCCACCAGGACTATGTACGCGCGGCGCGAGCGATGGGGTTGTCGAACTGGCAGATCATGTGGCGGCATGTGCTGCCCAACAGCCTGACGCCGGTGATCACGTTCCTGCCGTTTCGCATGAGCGGCGCCATTCTCGCGCTGACGAGCCTCGACTTTCTCGGCCTGGGCGTGCCGTCGCCGACGCCGAGTCTTGGCGAACTGCTCGCGCAAGGCAAGGCGAATCTCGACGCGTGGTGGATTTCACTGTCAACCTTCGGCGTACTGGTGGCGATGCTGTTGCTGCTGACCTTCATGGGCGACGCGCTGCGCAACGCGCTCGACACCCGCATCTCCGATGCCATGCGCGCCGGAGGCAATCAATGA